The genomic region AGATGCAGCAGGAATTCCTCCTTTGTTCTCTAACCTGTCTGGAGGATGTATACATCTAGAGAGGCTTTACAGGAACAAGAAAGCACTCGGGAAGAAAAGTGATTGACAAGAGagtcagcagcacagcagttgCACATTATTGACTTACCTCGTTTGAACATCAACCAAATTTCCTTTCCTGGCAAAGGTAAAGGTTTGGGAATGCTGAAATGAAGAATGAAGTCCTAATTTACCTGCACTTGGATATGCTGGGCAATGAGATCTGTACCAAATTTATGAGTGTCAATCAGGAATTAAGAATTGAAGCTTTTCATCTCTGCTGGGTGAAAACTGGAGTCAGTCAGGCAGATTTTTTTGATAAAGTATGACAAACTGTCAAATTGCCAAGCTTTAATGTGTATTCCAAGACAGTACAAAGATGTTCACCCCTACAGACTAGTCAGTAAGCTGTAATTCTAATGCAAGTTGAACTTCATTCTCCTTTACTATGCACCTTTCGAGTACAATGTACACTTCATACTTTGGGCAGTGGAAAAGAATGGGTGAATGGGAGAGTTCAAGGGTAAATCTGACCAAATCCTAACATCTGACTTCAGATATTGGTAACAAAGCCTTAgacttcagcatttttcagaCCAGTGTTTTTAAGCCAATTGCTCTAATCTCATGCCGTAAGAGACAATGTAGAGCATTGACTATATATGAGCATCTCTCGAGGAGGGATGTTTCTCAGCTGAGATTATTGTCTTCTCAGAGGTACTTTCCATCTTAGAAACCTACCATTGCTATCAGATTAGTTTATTTCAATGCTCTCTGCCTACAACTAACCATAAGAAAGTGAAATTTTGGTAGAATGACAGTAATCACTTGGAAACTCAGTGAATGCTCACTTTTGCATTCACACTAGCATCTTTTTCTCCTGGTCTTCATATTATTGGGTGTTATGCACAGGAAGTTCGAACTATTTTGGCTCTTTACACCTCAGACATACAACATTTCTCTGTCTGTGTCCATCTGGATTAGTGTCTGATGCATGAGTGAGAATTCCAACAACCAGAGATCAACAATCGGCTGTTTGGAAATATGTTTGCTATTAAAATGGAGAATATAAAAGCTGCTTGACTATAGACACAGTTATACTTCAGTAAGTATAGCTGCTGGCCTTTGTAGGTCCACCCAGCCTCCTGTATTTGGAAAATATGAATGGTGCTCAGTTTATCAATGAGCACTCTATGGAAAAGACAGCGCAATGGACAGCTGATCACACTAGTAAAAcataaataacaacaaatagGATTCCAAGTTTTGCCGCCAAATCCGTTTCCAATGTATTTCACGTCTGCACCTGTTTCTTCATCTGCAAAATAGCAACCGTCTACCACACTGACAAATTATCAGATTTAAACCAATACTGTGTTGAAGCCGTAGGTTCTACATTTTGGAAACCAAATGTACTTTTGTGGCATTAATTCTTccagacagaaaatacaaaactcATTTTTAGAGCCTCGTCCACTAACCATTCAGTACTCTGCTCTCAGCTTTATCACAGCTTTTTAGAGGGGAACAGAAGGGATGTAGAGGGTAATATTGCTCTACTGTGAATCCTCACGCTTCCTTGACGCACATTTTACTGCTATAAATTAACCCTTAAGAATGGCTACATGCGCAAACAGCTGCTATGTGCCTAGATAGGATCACAGACTCAATGGCAAAGTATTTCAAAGTCTTGTTACACATCATctccctggagaagagaagctgTAGAAGGTTGCAATAGCATCAGAATGAATAATTGAAGCCAGGCTCATTCAGTATGTGCATAAACCGAAGGGTCACAATGCTGCCTGCTAGCCAGCTGGCGGTGCGGAAACTCACCGAGTGTCTGCGAGGTACATCAACTGGGGACGCTGACCCATTTCCCTAGGAGCTTCTGGGGAGTGGGTCAAGGAGATGGCAGTGGGATTGCCAAGCACATAGAGAAGGATCAAGCTAGATTACCTGACAGAATACTAtatgttcatagaatcacagaatgggttggaagggaccttaaagatcacctaattcctGCCCTatgccgtgggcagggacacctcccactggaCTAGGTTGCTCCAAGTACGTTACAGAACCGCTGCATACACCAGCCTCGGGAAAGCCCACGGGGCTCGGTTCCCCCGGGAAGCTAAAGCAGAGCCCCGTGCCAGCCTGGTGCTATTTCCCACCCGACAAACCGCCCCTGGGGAAATCCTCCAGGACGCCCTTCCCCATGGGAGGCTGACCAACCTAGGCTCCAACCGGGGCCAAAATGTCATGGCCTTGCCTCCTCGCTCTCCCCATTTAATAgtagaaatgagaaaaacaaacaaaaaagacccGCGGGCACCGGCCAACGTcccgccccagccccagccccagccccgttcCTGTCAGGTgcagcccggccgggccggcggcggctcTCCGGGCGCCCTACCTGCTGCCGCCCCGCGGCGGCGGTTGGCGGCCGTTGGCGGCGGTTGGCGGCCGTTGGGGCtcggcgcggggccgcggcgctgcCTGCGCACTGACAGCTCGggagccgcggcggcggcggcggggaggcggaggggagaggagggggctcggggccccGCGGCTGCGGCGCCGAATCGGTGACGGGAGGAGGGCCCGGGGGCGGGCAGGGAAatggcggggggcggcggggccgggggagcggTACCTGCCCGCGGGAGAGACGCCGGGaaacggggccgggggctcgaGCAGCAGCCGCGCACCGCAGCAGAGGCGCCTGCGGCAGCGGAGGGAGACGGGGAAGCGACCGGGGAGGGCCGGCAGCCGGAGACAGGCCGGGGGCGAGGGCAGCCGTGTGGTACCGACCCGTGGTACCGACCGGCCCCCTGTGGTACCGGGCCCTCCGGCCCCGCTCGTCCCTCAGGGCAGCGCTCGGAGGGTAAGGGCGTCAGTGAGACCAAGCGATAGAGCTGGGAGCGAGATCGTGTTCAGGTCTGACCTCCTGCTGTGAAGATTTGTGAGCCCAAAAGCTCCTCTGTAGAGCAGCTGTATTATTTGGTCCAGCAAaagctcttctctctccctaGAAAGCTTGCCTCGCCTTAGATCATCACCTAACAACAACAGGGtgactgctttttcctttgaaggTCTGCATTGATTTTTGCCGACGGCAAAGTAGCGGGCTACTCACATTACTATTCTATCCTGAGGAgcaaatttggggttttgtaAATCATGTTTATTGTTAGTCCACTCAAATCATCTAATGCtgatttctagaaaaaaaaaaaaaaaaaagtaaagattgGAACGGTTAAAAAAGGTTCTGGCTCTCCAACACCAAGGGTCTTCCCCTCTGCTATACAGCCCCGCTTTTGGAGAGGTACAGATGCCAGTGTCCTCATCTTGGAGCGTGCCTGAGGCATCTAGTCATGCTTCTCCTAGAGGATGCT from Anser cygnoides isolate HZ-2024a breed goose chromosome 5, Taihu_goose_T2T_genome, whole genome shotgun sequence harbors:
- the LOC106043898 gene encoding uncharacterized protein yields the protein MRKTNKKDPRAPANVPPQPQPQPRSCQVQPGRAGGGSPGALPAAAPRRRLAAVGGGWRPLGLGAGPRRCLRTDSSGAAAAAAGRRRGEEGARGPAAAAPNRPAFGEVQMPVSSSWSVPEASSHASPRGCYSLCCSILAGSAFQPPSLLTLLLAGTRTFPVVCSVGAHLRPCTRHEDEPHNSQGENERKQTNKSFFTHFKGQITQHPIYCSWKNEWTTDFQEMRMRILNTAQTNAFL